The stretch of DNA ACGCAGGCATTGCAAAGTTCAAGCCATTCCTCGAAATTACCCCTGAAGAATGGGATGAAACAACAAGTATAAATTTGGGAGGGCAATTTCTCTGTGCCCAGGCAGCAGCCCGAGATATGATTAAGCGACGCTGGGGCAGAATCATAAACATCGCTTCTGTTGCCTCAGGCCAAATTGGCATAGGCTTTCCGAACCTTGTACATTATACTGCCTCAAAAGGTGGAATAACAGGCATGACAGAAGCGATGGCGATTGAGTTGGGACCTTATGGTATAAACGTCAACGCAATTGGCCCAGGGGTAATAAAAACCGCTATGATTACCCCTTTGGAAAAAGAAGGCGTCCTGGAAACACTCGTCAAACAGCGAATACCCAAGGGGCGAGTGGGCACTCCTGAAGATATAGCCAACCTAGCAGTCTTTCTAGCATCTGAAGAAGCGGATTACATCACAGGAGCTACTATATTTATTGACGGCGGATGGCTTGCAACTTAAGGAAGGTCCTACTCAAACAACTCCTTAAGTTTGGCATCCGCGATGCGAGATTGTTCAATCTCTTCATCTGTAAGCGAGCGGTTTTTAGACATATCGAAACGAGAAAGAGCCAGTATTTGGTCTACAAGATAGGTCGTCGGCGAGTTTTCCAACGCCGCTCGTTTCTCCTCAATTTCCTCTAAAGTCGCTTGACCTTTAACAAATATCAACTTTGCCAACAGTTCGGCAAGCTCCTCGTTACTTTTCCCCTCCAGTTCAGCGCGCGTAAAAACGTGCGAGCAGAGGTATTCAAGGTCGGCTTGATACGGCGGCTCGTCTCCAAATGCCTCTGCAAGAAATGATGCTGCTCGCCAATTTAGTATCTTGCGTCTTCCATTTGTTGTATAAACCGCCTTAATTTCCACGTCATAGAAGTCAGCTTCTTCACCATTATCTAGTTTGATGTGGTAGGATTTCAGCACCTTGT from Armatimonadota bacterium encodes:
- a CDS encoding SDR family oxidoreductase; amino-acid sequence: MKLREKCAVVTGAQQGIGREIALAMASEGAAVVVADINPDKSKAVVAEIESQGAKGRAILCDVSSKEQVDNLFDETIRTFGKVDILVNNAGIAKFKPFLEITPEEWDETTSINLGGQFLCAQAAARDMIKRRWGRIINIASVASGQIGIGFPNLVHYTASKGGITGMTEAMAIELGPYGINVNAIGPGVIKTAMITPLEKEGVLETLVKQRIPKGRVGTPEDIANLAVFLASEEADYITGATIFIDGGWLAT